CCCCTTCGTCGAGCAGGTGAGGCTGGCGACCGACATCCTCGCCGTGATCTCCCCCTTTCTGGAGCTGCACAAGGCCGGGAAGCGGTGGAAGGGACGCTGCCCCTTCCACGCGGAGAAGACCCCGTCCTTCTTCGTGAATCAGGAGAACCAGACCTTCTACTGCTTCGGCTGTCGCGAGGGGGGCGATGTCTTCACTTTTCTGATGATGATGGAGAAGGTCACCTTCCCCGACGCCCTCAAGATGCTCGCGGAGAGAGCGGGGATCGAGATTCCCCGCCGGCGGTTCCCCGGAGCGGCAGAGGGGGATGACCGCCTCGGCGAGGCGATCGAGGTCGCCGCGAGCTTCTTCAGCGATCGATTGCGGTCGCAGGAAGGAGGCCCCGCCCGCGACTACCTCATGCGGAGGGGCATCGACGAGGAGCAGATCGCTCGATTCGGCCTCGGCTGGGCGCCGGCCTCCTGGGACGCCCTCCTGCAACACGCGCGGCGCCTGCTGCCCGAACGCGTCCTGCTCTCGGCCGGGCTTGTCGTTGAGGGGGAGCGGGGACTCTACGATCGCTTCCGCGAGCGTGTGATGATCCCCATCCGCACGCCGGGCGGGCGGCCGGTCGCCTTCGGCGGCCGGCTCCTCGGCGATGGAGAGCCGAAGTACCTGAACTCGCCGGAGACTCCTCTCTACAAGAAGGGGGCGATTCTCTTCGGACTCTCGCAGGCGCGCGATGCCATCCGGGCTGAGGAGAACGTTCTTGTGGTCGAGGGCTACTTCGATGTCATCAGCCTCTCGACCGCCGGCATCGGGTGGGTCGTTGGCAGCTGCGGAACCGCCCTGACCGCGGAGCAAGCGATGCTTCTCAGGCGTTACGCGGAGCGCTGGGTCCTCCTCTTCGATGGGGATGCCGCGGGTCGGACCGCCGTCCTGCGGGCGCTGGATGCGGCGGTGCCGGTGCATCCGGGGGTGCGGGTGGCCCTCTGCCCGAAGGGGCT
The sequence above is a segment of the Candidatus Eisenbacteria bacterium genome. Coding sequences within it:
- the dnaG gene encoding DNA primase, which translates into the protein MGRDDRESALNRGLRTKRRIPRAVGSRRLRGMWDREARDRAGGARARRGERGARMGLRGSDPFVEQVRLATDILAVISPFLELHKAGKRWKGRCPFHAEKTPSFFVNQENQTFYCFGCREGGDVFTFLMMMEKVTFPDALKMLAERAGIEIPRRRFPGAAEGDDRLGEAIEVAASFFSDRLRSQEGGPARDYLMRRGIDEEQIARFGLGWAPASWDALLQHARRLLPERVLLSAGLVVEGERGLYDRFRERVMIPIRTPGGRPVAFGGRLLGDGEPKYLNSPETPLYKKGAILFGLSQARDAIRAEENVLVVEGYFDVISLSTAGIGWVVGSCGTALTAEQAMLLRRYAERWVLLFDGDAAGRTAVLRALDAAVPVHPGVRVALCPKGLDPDSWVRAEGPAAVRQALSRSYTPLQYVEEHVREEGLAPEVVLSRVADLLRKITDPLVRDLWVQDAAGRFRIREARIYEAIGRAGPGTASRPQPIAPAAASPERRPMGQRERQIVAVAVASPSLAAELREACAEIPEIDSRCGDLLAWIAERYLEGIVDEAALLSSASEDPDIWRGLDFLHGETGSVAEVPVDLVPRLRALGLQRRMRDLTDRIRRAEERGEPIVSLLKEKQDLAAALRETEAPDGERKSNFP